A stretch of the Methylacidiphilum caldifontis genome encodes the following:
- a CDS encoding CapA family protein codes for MRIILVGDVMLGRLLNEVLEKEAFSYPWGDLLPLLRCSDWKGCNLECVFTDLPEPQGLPPKTFRFRSQLKNIEVLKEAGIRMVSLANNHVLDYGTEALAEMLDSLDAAGILHSGAGMNLAECSRPAIDDVHGFRIGFLAFTDNEPSWEATERAGGIHYVPVVLDDPRAQRLFKLVKKTKSKVDFLIVSAHWGSNWGFEVPLEHIDFAHRLIDSGADLVFGHSPHVFRAVEVFHGGMILYSCGDFIDDYAVDPYFRNDWSFVFLIRIERKKVLSLWLYPVRIDNFRAQRAKGREAKQIIERMISLCSVLGTEVHWEKEKDYCLIKV; via the coding sequence ATGAGGATTATTCTTGTGGGCGATGTGATGCTGGGACGACTTCTCAACGAAGTGTTGGAAAAAGAAGCTTTTTCTTATCCGTGGGGAGATCTTCTACCACTATTGCGGTGTTCAGATTGGAAAGGATGCAATTTGGAATGTGTTTTTACCGATCTGCCCGAACCCCAAGGTCTTCCTCCAAAAACTTTCCGGTTCAGGTCGCAACTAAAGAACATTGAAGTGCTAAAAGAGGCTGGCATAAGAATGGTATCTTTAGCGAATAACCATGTCCTTGATTATGGAACAGAAGCTTTGGCTGAAATGCTGGACAGCCTTGATGCGGCAGGAATACTCCATAGCGGGGCTGGAATGAATTTAGCTGAATGCAGCCGACCGGCCATAGATGATGTTCATGGATTTAGGATTGGTTTCCTGGCCTTTACCGATAATGAACCTTCCTGGGAAGCTACTGAAAGAGCAGGAGGTATCCATTATGTACCAGTCGTGTTGGATGATCCCAGGGCACAGAGGCTTTTTAAACTGGTCAAAAAAACGAAATCGAAGGTAGATTTTCTCATTGTTTCGGCTCATTGGGGTTCGAACTGGGGATTTGAAGTCCCTTTAGAGCATATAGATTTTGCTCACCGATTGATAGATAGCGGGGCAGACTTGGTATTTGGTCATTCTCCACATGTTTTTCGAGCTGTTGAAGTTTTTCATGGAGGGATGATTCTCTATTCATGTGGTGATTTTATCGATGATTATGCAGTAGATCCCTACTTCCGAAATGACTGGAGTTTTGTATTTCTGATAAGAATAGAAAGAAAAAAGGTATTATCACTTTGGCTTTACCCCGTACGGATAGATAATTTTAGAGCGCAAAGGGCTAAAGGTAGGGAAGCTAAGCAAATCATTGAAAGAATGATTTCTTTATGTAGCGTTTTGGGAACGGAGGTTCATTGGGAAAAGGAAAAGGACTATTGCTTGATAAAAGTGTAA
- a CDS encoding sulfite exporter TauE/SafE family protein: MKFYIVGFFVAFLIGLTGVGGGTLTVPVLIMLGIEPSIAVGISLGFSALIKIPSSIVYFFKGHIEKKTLFYLSAGGIPGVILGSLLLGNIYKHDKLRSLILLMIGLTLVISSLVNLWHTLKDYRPTTNKYAILLPLFAFLIGFEVGTSSSGAGALGTLLLLSLTTLSPSDVVGTDITFGLILSLIGGGIHLFQGLSDTNIIVKMVTGGIFGAIGGAFACIIFPKKPARIFLLLWLIFVGSMLFIRSLR; the protein is encoded by the coding sequence ATGAAATTTTACATCGTTGGGTTTTTCGTTGCTTTTCTTATAGGGTTAACAGGCGTGGGAGGAGGGACGCTGACCGTTCCCGTGCTCATTATGCTTGGCATTGAACCTTCGATAGCCGTTGGCATTTCCCTTGGGTTTTCTGCCCTGATTAAAATTCCTAGTTCCATAGTCTATTTTTTTAAAGGACATATCGAAAAAAAAACGTTATTTTATCTTTCAGCGGGGGGGATTCCCGGGGTTATTTTAGGTTCGCTACTTTTGGGTAATATTTACAAGCACGATAAGCTTCGCTCCCTAATCCTTCTTATGATCGGGCTAACTCTGGTCATCTCCTCCCTAGTCAACCTATGGCACACCCTCAAAGATTACAGACCCACAACCAATAAGTATGCCATTCTATTGCCTCTGTTTGCTTTTTTAATCGGTTTTGAAGTAGGGACATCTTCTTCTGGGGCGGGAGCCTTAGGTACGCTTTTACTGTTGAGTCTAACGACTTTGAGTCCAAGTGACGTGGTGGGTACTGATATCACTTTTGGACTTATTCTATCCCTTATCGGGGGTGGGATTCATCTTTTTCAAGGATTAAGCGATACCAATATCATAGTTAAAATGGTTACAGGTGGAATTTTTGGAGCCATAGGAGGAGCGTTTGCCTGTATAATCTTTCCTAAGAAACCAGCACGAATTTTTCTTTTGCTCTGGTTGATTTTCGTCGGTTCCATGCTTTTTATAAGATCGCTTCGATAA
- a CDS encoding alkaline phosphatase D family protein, which translates to MSLSLRVAAIGLFFSFSLYLLGEKVEGNFFPYGVASGDPTSNSVIIWSRIESALPSLNVNYEMALDPSFKQMIKKGTVNTSLERDYTLKTDVQGLEPATIYYYRWSWNGHYSPTGRTKTLPLQAKSIRIALASCQHYGAGFYTAYRYIAQDNPDFILHVGDWIYEFPVYATTCARPDPVGIAVDLNSYRAKHRLYRTDPDLQEALRNIPLIAIWDDHEVQNDYAGTALYFYNRERMRAAYTAYFEYLPVREQKEWKLYRSFKIGNLLELFLTDGRQYREEDIGHPATHPSLEDLLQVSAPGRSMLGAEQRNWLLHSLKSTQSLWKFVASGDMMMEIKRDGKPLNLDQWDGFEWERKQILSSIQQNKIKNVVVLSGDSHIFSFGKLIIDGEQVATEIGTAGISSPAGKIADKEELLKQNPHVIFTDTDHRGYVLLDISSEGIDVCFYGLDTVLNPEAQRILLKKFHIPVSP; encoded by the coding sequence ATGAGTCTTTCTTTGAGAGTTGCAGCCATTGGTCTCTTTTTTTCTTTTTCCCTATATTTGTTGGGAGAAAAGGTTGAAGGCAATTTTTTTCCCTATGGGGTTGCAAGTGGAGATCCTACGTCTAATAGCGTGATTATCTGGAGCAGGATAGAAAGCGCTTTGCCTTCGCTGAATGTCAACTACGAAATGGCCTTGGATCCCTCATTTAAACAAATGATTAAAAAGGGGACGGTTAATACTTCTCTAGAGAGGGATTACACCCTAAAAACAGATGTTCAAGGACTTGAGCCGGCCACAATCTATTATTACCGCTGGTCATGGAATGGCCATTATAGCCCAACAGGAAGAACAAAAACTCTACCCCTACAAGCTAAAAGTATTCGGATAGCCCTGGCCAGTTGCCAGCATTACGGCGCAGGGTTCTATACCGCTTATCGGTATATAGCGCAAGATAATCCCGATTTCATTCTTCATGTGGGAGATTGGATCTACGAGTTTCCTGTTTATGCTACCACTTGTGCAAGACCCGATCCAGTGGGTATAGCTGTAGATCTTAATTCATACCGGGCAAAACATAGGCTCTATCGGACCGATCCAGATCTCCAGGAAGCCCTAAGGAATATTCCTCTCATTGCTATCTGGGACGATCATGAAGTTCAGAACGACTACGCAGGTACTGCCCTTTACTTCTATAACCGAGAAAGGATGAGAGCGGCTTACACCGCTTACTTCGAATATCTCCCAGTAAGGGAACAGAAAGAATGGAAACTTTACCGCTCTTTTAAAATTGGAAATCTTTTGGAACTTTTTCTTACCGATGGGAGGCAATACAGGGAAGAAGATATCGGGCATCCGGCCACCCACCCTTCTTTGGAAGATCTTCTCCAAGTTTCGGCTCCTGGACGATCCATGCTTGGAGCAGAGCAAAGAAACTGGCTCTTACATTCTTTAAAATCAACTCAAAGCTTATGGAAATTCGTCGCCAGCGGTGACATGATGATGGAGATCAAGCGGGATGGCAAACCTTTGAATCTGGATCAATGGGATGGATTCGAATGGGAAAGAAAGCAAATTTTAAGCTCTATCCAGCAAAACAAGATCAAGAACGTAGTCGTTTTGAGTGGTGACAGCCACATTTTTAGTTTTGGTAAGCTCATTATTGACGGAGAGCAGGTCGCTACCGAAATTGGTACCGCAGGCATATCATCTCCTGCTGGGAAAATTGCAGACAAAGAAGAGTTACTCAAACAGAATCCTCACGTTATCTTTACAGATACCGATCATAGAGGCTATGTTCTTCTTGATATATCCTCTGAAGGAATCGATGTTTGCTTTTATGGACTCGATACCGTCCTGAACCCTGAAGCACAAAGAATACTTCTCAAGAAATTCCATATCCCTGTCTCCCCTTAA
- a CDS encoding MIP/aquaporin family protein, with translation MNKTITEFIGTFFLVLTIGCTVIGGVAMAPLAIGSVLMVMIFAGGHISGGHYNPAVTLGVWLRGRCPTQDVMPYMISQFLGALGGAVLVKLFRKAPLSALSIDYFPAFMAEFLFSFALVYVVLNVATAKGTAGNSFYGLAIGMTLMAGAFAVGDISGAVFNPAVALAISILGLCSYKNLWLYLIADFLGGALAAGIFKTINRSDH, from the coding sequence ATGAACAAGACTATCACCGAATTTATTGGCACTTTTTTTCTCGTTTTAACCATTGGTTGCACGGTCATAGGGGGTGTGGCGATGGCTCCGCTCGCTATCGGTTCAGTCCTTATGGTAATGATTTTTGCAGGAGGACATATCTCTGGAGGACATTATAATCCGGCGGTTACCTTGGGGGTTTGGCTACGTGGTCGCTGTCCCACCCAGGATGTTATGCCTTACATGATCTCCCAATTTTTGGGTGCTCTTGGTGGAGCAGTGCTCGTAAAACTTTTTAGAAAGGCTCCTCTCTCTGCCTTATCTATAGACTACTTTCCGGCATTCATGGCTGAATTTCTTTTTAGTTTTGCTCTTGTGTATGTAGTCCTTAATGTGGCCACAGCCAAGGGGACAGCGGGTAACTCTTTCTATGGTCTTGCAATCGGTATGACATTAATGGCGGGAGCTTTTGCTGTTGGAGATATCTCGGGAGCGGTATTTAATCCCGCGGTCGCCCTGGCTATCTCCATACTTGGTCTCTGTTCTTACAAAAACTTGTGGCTTTATTTAATCGCCGATTTCCTTGGTGGGGCATTAGCGGCAGGAATTTTTAAAACTATCAACCGCTCAGATCATTAG
- a CDS encoding selenium-binding protein SBP56-related protein produces the protein MRWTIDPTFYPSARVAMESPPEKLAYVVALNPAAQSNGSLENPRGDILAVVDLDPDSKTYGQIVSQLEMPYPGDELHHFGWNACSSSLCPQSPHPHLERRYLVVPGLRSSRIYVIDTKPNPLFPEITKIIEPEVLKKRTGYSRPHTVHCGPEGIYVSALGNDKGEGPGGIFILDHFSFDPLGMWEIDRGPQYYAYDFWWHINQDILISSEWGTPPMVEQGVVGSLLMEGKYGHRLHLWDMRKRKHLQVLDLGEDNQMALELRPAHDPRKSYGFAGVVISRKDLSASVWLWFRDNSGWQIKKVIEIPAISVEQEKLPTLLKPFGKVPPLITDIDLSLDDKYLYVSCWGTGELRKYEVADPYNPELVGCLKIGGIGFQYSHPKNPQKALNGGPQMVEVSRDGKRIYLTNSLYWAWDEQFYPSGIEGWMVKIQSTPKSFEFEKDFFIEFAGLRPHQVRLQGGDSSTDSFCFP, from the coding sequence ATGAGATGGACAATTGATCCAACCTTTTATCCTTCAGCTAGGGTAGCGATGGAATCTCCTCCAGAAAAACTCGCTTATGTGGTTGCTTTGAACCCCGCTGCACAGTCTAATGGATCCCTAGAAAACCCCCGAGGCGATATTTTAGCGGTTGTTGATCTTGACCCGGATTCAAAAACCTATGGGCAGATCGTCAGTCAGTTGGAAATGCCTTATCCAGGAGATGAACTGCATCATTTTGGATGGAATGCTTGCAGCAGTTCACTTTGTCCACAGTCACCCCATCCCCATCTTGAAAGGAGATACCTGGTGGTTCCTGGGTTAAGATCTTCTCGGATTTACGTCATAGATACTAAACCAAATCCTCTGTTTCCAGAGATCACGAAAATTATTGAACCTGAGGTTCTTAAGAAGCGGACCGGCTATTCCCGGCCTCACACCGTGCACTGTGGACCTGAAGGTATTTATGTGAGTGCTTTGGGTAACGACAAAGGAGAAGGGCCTGGAGGGATTTTTATCCTGGATCATTTTTCTTTTGATCCCTTGGGTATGTGGGAAATAGACAGAGGGCCACAGTATTACGCTTATGATTTTTGGTGGCATATTAACCAGGACATCCTGATAAGCAGCGAATGGGGCACACCTCCTATGGTAGAACAGGGTGTGGTCGGTTCACTGCTCATGGAGGGAAAATATGGGCATAGGCTTCATTTGTGGGATATGAGAAAACGAAAACATTTGCAAGTCCTCGATCTCGGGGAGGATAACCAGATGGCACTTGAGCTTAGGCCTGCCCACGACCCTAGAAAATCGTATGGTTTTGCAGGGGTTGTTATTTCCAGGAAAGATCTTTCAGCTTCAGTCTGGTTATGGTTTAGAGACAACAGTGGATGGCAGATAAAAAAAGTGATCGAAATTCCCGCTATATCTGTTGAGCAAGAAAAGCTTCCCACTTTGTTAAAACCCTTCGGTAAAGTTCCCCCTCTTATCACGGATATCGACTTATCGTTGGACGATAAATATCTTTATGTGTCCTGCTGGGGAACAGGAGAACTTCGAAAATACGAGGTAGCTGATCCTTATAATCCTGAGCTGGTAGGTTGTCTTAAAATAGGGGGTATTGGTTTTCAGTATTCTCATCCAAAAAATCCGCAGAAAGCTCTCAATGGAGGACCTCAGATGGTCGAAGTTAGCCGTGATGGCAAACGCATCTATCTCACTAATTCCCTCTACTGGGCTTGGGATGAACAATTTTATCCTTCGGGTATCGAGGGCTGGATGGTTAAAATTCAATCAACCCCCAAAAGTTTTGAATTTGAAAAGGATTTCTTTATCGAGTTTGCCGGGTTGAGACCGCATCAAGTCAGGCTTCAAGGAGGAGATTCTTCGACTGATTCTTTTTGTTTTCCATGA
- a CDS encoding bifunctional 2-methylcitrate dehydratase/aconitate hydratase, with the protein MEKEGEQVLNEICSYVLSNKELSQDALDNAYLCFWDSLACLFLGVKSEECRLRLTPLFDEPSEKFSCLIPGTTLRAHPLDAAFAISCALRWLDYNDAWLAQEWGHPSDNLGAILACAQYREKREKEKISGLRILEWMIKAHEIQGVLSLKNSLNRFGLDHVVFVRVASAAVASAILGGGEQEVMSALSNSFVDGAPLRIYRHAPVTGWRKSWAAADAVRRAVWLAFIALRGEMAYPNVLSQPQWGFPDAFLRGTQVVLDRPLSDYVMKNVLFKAYPAEYHSQSAIEAALALRDEVLAKLEKIQRIEIHTQLPAIRIIHKQGPLSNPADRDHCLEYIVAIALLFGQVTQGSYENDVAADPRIDNLRRKMVTIEDKTYTSAYYDPEKMAVPNAIQVFFEDGSSTDKKEVIFPLGHPRRRTEFRNVLPKKIEYSLDELFSADKKKQILELFSEKEKFLTQSVTQLCSLFVPNL; encoded by the coding sequence ATGGAAAAAGAAGGAGAGCAGGTTTTAAATGAGATTTGTAGCTATGTTCTATCTAATAAGGAACTGAGCCAGGATGCCCTTGATAATGCTTATCTTTGTTTCTGGGATTCTCTTGCTTGCCTATTTCTTGGAGTTAAATCCGAAGAATGTCGGCTTAGGCTGACTCCCTTGTTTGATGAACCGTCAGAGAAGTTTAGCTGTCTTATTCCTGGAACAACCTTGCGAGCTCATCCCTTGGATGCGGCTTTTGCTATCAGCTGTGCTCTTCGTTGGCTTGATTACAATGATGCCTGGCTTGCCCAAGAATGGGGTCATCCATCTGATAACTTGGGAGCCATACTGGCCTGTGCCCAGTATAGGGAAAAAAGGGAGAAAGAAAAAATAAGTGGGTTAAGAATTCTTGAATGGATGATTAAAGCCCATGAAATTCAGGGAGTGCTTTCTTTGAAAAACTCTCTAAACCGGTTTGGGCTAGATCATGTGGTTTTTGTTCGAGTTGCTTCAGCAGCCGTGGCCTCTGCCATCCTTGGAGGAGGGGAACAAGAGGTCATGAGTGCTTTGTCCAACAGTTTTGTGGATGGAGCTCCACTAAGAATTTATCGACATGCTCCGGTTACGGGTTGGAGAAAATCTTGGGCAGCGGCTGATGCCGTGCGCAGAGCGGTATGGCTTGCTTTTATTGCATTAAGAGGGGAAATGGCTTATCCAAATGTACTTTCTCAACCTCAATGGGGATTTCCCGATGCCTTTTTAAGAGGAACGCAAGTTGTACTCGATCGGCCGCTTTCAGATTACGTCATGAAAAATGTGCTCTTTAAAGCTTATCCGGCGGAGTATCACTCTCAAAGTGCTATCGAAGCAGCTTTAGCCCTTCGAGACGAGGTCTTAGCTAAGCTTGAGAAGATCCAGCGGATAGAAATTCATACCCAGTTGCCCGCTATACGGATCATTCATAAGCAGGGACCCTTATCTAACCCAGCTGATCGGGATCACTGTCTTGAATATATTGTTGCTATCGCTTTGCTATTTGGACAAGTAACCCAAGGCTCCTATGAAAATGACGTTGCTGCTGATCCGCGGATTGATAACTTAAGGAGAAAAATGGTTACTATTGAAGATAAAACCTACACTTCAGCTTATTATGATCCAGAAAAAATGGCGGTTCCTAACGCTATACAGGTTTTTTTCGAAGATGGTTCTTCGACCGATAAAAAAGAGGTGATTTTTCCCTTGGGTCATCCTCGCAGAAGGACAGAGTTCCGGAATGTTTTGCCCAAGAAAATAGAATATTCCCTGGATGAGCTTTTTTCTGCTGACAAAAAAAAACAGATCCTTGAGCTCTTTTCTGAAAAAGAAAAGTTCCTTACCCAAAGCGTTACGCAGTTATGCTCGCTTTTTGTTCCCAACCTTTAG
- the rpe gene encoding ribulose-phosphate 3-epimerase, whose translation MKSIRRDIKIAPSILSADFARLEVHAKEALDAGADWLHIDVMDGHFVPNITIGPLIVEALVPLKKATGTTLDVHLMIENPDRYIPDFVRAGADIITVHVETCPHLHRTVQLIHDLGVKAGVTLNPATPLVSLEEILTYADLFLVMSVNPGFGGQDYIPTSTEKVSRLREMLDRIDSKAWLEIDGGVKPSNAAEIVRAGADVLVAGSAVFKGKVKENVLKLRESIEEAFC comes from the coding sequence ATGAAAAGCATTCGTAGAGATATTAAGATAGCTCCTTCGATTTTATCTGCTGATTTTGCACGTCTCGAAGTCCATGCAAAGGAGGCATTGGATGCGGGAGCTGACTGGCTTCATATTGACGTAATGGATGGCCATTTTGTCCCCAACATAACAATCGGACCTTTGATCGTTGAAGCTTTGGTTCCTTTAAAGAAAGCTACGGGAACAACCCTTGACGTCCATTTAATGATTGAAAATCCCGATCGTTACATTCCCGATTTTGTGCGCGCTGGGGCTGACATCATCACGGTTCACGTAGAAACATGTCCTCATCTGCATCGAACGGTTCAACTGATTCATGACCTGGGAGTTAAGGCTGGCGTTACGTTGAATCCTGCTACCCCTCTTGTGAGTCTTGAAGAAATACTTACCTATGCCGATCTCTTTTTGGTAATGTCCGTCAACCCGGGGTTTGGAGGTCAGGATTATATTCCTACAAGTACAGAGAAAGTTTCTAGGCTCAGGGAGATGCTTGACCGGATAGATTCTAAAGCCTGGCTTGAAATCGATGGAGGGGTAAAACCTTCTAATGCCGCTGAAATTGTTCGAGCAGGAGCGGATGTGCTGGTAGCGGGCTCGGCTGTTTTCAAAGGCAAAGTTAAAGAAAATGTTCTTAAGCTCAGGGAAAGTATAGAGGAGGCTTTCTGCTAA
- a CDS encoding NADH:flavin oxidoreductase/NADH oxidase, translated as MSKLFESFRVRSVQFKNRIFLSPMCMYSAEKGYVNHWHLVHLGSRAVGGVALVMVEATAVSPEGRITPYDSGIWTDAHIDRFIPIVDFVTKQGAVVGIQIGHAGRKASTDKPWLGGAPLPPEKNGWIPMAPSPIPFDSLSPIPVEMSRKEIHKVEEDFVRATHRARKAGFQVLEIHMAHGYLLHEFLSPLSNRRSDEFGGSLENRMRFPLIVAKAVRSQWPEELPLFVRISATDWVKGGWDLEQSIAFSFRLKEIGIDLIDCSSGGLLNVALPVRPGYQVPFAEAIRRKVGIKTAAVGLITDPWQAEAIISQEKADCVFLARELLRDPYWVLKAAKTLRVKGPWPLQYLRAWTS; from the coding sequence ATGAGCAAACTCTTTGAGTCTTTTAGGGTCCGGTCCGTGCAGTTTAAAAATAGGATATTTCTCTCCCCGATGTGCATGTATTCGGCAGAGAAGGGATATGTCAACCATTGGCATCTGGTGCACTTGGGATCACGTGCTGTGGGAGGAGTGGCCCTTGTCATGGTTGAGGCTACTGCTGTTAGCCCTGAAGGAAGAATTACCCCCTATGATTCCGGTATTTGGACAGATGCTCATATCGATCGGTTTATTCCTATTGTGGATTTTGTAACTAAGCAGGGAGCAGTCGTAGGTATCCAGATAGGTCATGCGGGTAGAAAAGCTTCTACTGATAAGCCATGGCTAGGGGGAGCTCCTTTGCCTCCAGAAAAAAATGGCTGGATTCCTATGGCTCCCAGTCCTATTCCTTTTGATTCTCTTTCTCCAATACCCGTAGAGATGAGTCGTAAGGAGATCCACAAAGTTGAAGAAGATTTTGTCCGAGCGACTCATAGAGCACGCAAAGCGGGTTTCCAGGTTTTAGAAATCCACATGGCTCATGGTTATCTCCTCCATGAGTTTCTTTCACCCCTGTCAAATAGGCGCAGTGACGAGTTTGGTGGAAGTCTAGAAAATCGGATGAGATTTCCTCTTATTGTAGCTAAAGCTGTAAGGTCCCAGTGGCCCGAAGAGTTGCCCCTGTTTGTCCGTATTTCGGCTACCGACTGGGTGAAGGGAGGATGGGACCTGGAACAATCGATTGCTTTTTCGTTTCGGCTTAAGGAAATCGGTATCGATCTTATCGATTGTTCCAGTGGAGGACTTCTTAATGTAGCGCTACCCGTTAGGCCAGGTTACCAAGTTCCTTTTGCTGAAGCTATCCGGAGAAAAGTCGGGATCAAGACCGCAGCGGTTGGACTGATTACTGATCCTTGGCAGGCTGAAGCGATCATTTCTCAAGAAAAGGCTGATTGTGTATTTTTAGCCCGAGAGCTTCTCAGGGATCCTTACTGGGTATTGAAAGCGGCGAAAACCTTGAGGGTCAAAGGTCCATGGCCTCTTCAATATTTGCGGGCGTGGACTTCGTAA
- a CDS encoding pyridoxal-phosphate-dependent aminotransferase family protein — protein sequence MSKHIKLFIPGPTEVSKKTLEAFASPMIGHRSKEFQALYRDVQPSLQQLFYTQRPVFFSTSSAWGVMEGALRNLVQKKVLCCMNGAFSDKWFDVAIRCGKEAEKLQYPWGIPVDPTDLKNRLKTGEFDAVTVIHNETSTGMMNPLFEIAGVMREFPEVSFIVDCVSSFSVLKIPFDELGIDVMLTGTQKALALPPGGALFAVSQRAMTKAEKTPARGYYFDFLEFQKNHEKDMTPSTPSISLFYALKSKLSEIFNEGVENRYHRHLTMAQMTRRWATERGFELFPQKGYESVSLSCIKNNLGIDIPSWIQLLKNRFAVTIDGGYGKIKGQTFRISHMGDETPETIGKLLENLDECLQEVKKH from the coding sequence ATGTCTAAGCACATAAAACTTTTTATTCCTGGTCCTACAGAGGTATCTAAAAAAACTTTAGAGGCTTTTGCAAGCCCAATGATTGGACACAGAAGCAAAGAGTTTCAAGCTCTTTATCGTGATGTTCAGCCTTCTCTCCAACAACTTTTCTATACCCAAAGACCGGTATTCTTTAGTACCAGTTCCGCGTGGGGGGTAATGGAAGGAGCTCTGAGAAACCTTGTTCAGAAAAAAGTGCTTTGTTGCATGAATGGTGCCTTTTCTGACAAATGGTTTGATGTGGCCATACGCTGTGGCAAAGAAGCTGAAAAACTTCAATATCCCTGGGGGATACCTGTTGATCCGACCGATTTAAAAAACCGGCTCAAGACCGGGGAGTTTGATGCAGTAACGGTCATTCACAATGAGACTTCTACGGGGATGATGAATCCGCTATTTGAAATCGCCGGGGTAATGAGAGAATTTCCGGAAGTCTCTTTTATTGTTGATTGTGTCTCTTCTTTTAGCGTTCTTAAAATACCCTTTGATGAACTGGGGATCGATGTAATGCTTACGGGAACTCAAAAAGCACTCGCCTTGCCTCCTGGTGGAGCTCTTTTTGCCGTATCTCAAAGGGCAATGACCAAGGCTGAAAAGACTCCTGCAAGGGGCTACTACTTCGATTTTCTTGAATTTCAAAAGAATCATGAAAAGGATATGACCCCAAGCACCCCTTCTATTAGCCTGTTTTACGCTCTCAAAAGCAAGCTTTCCGAAATATTCAATGAAGGGGTAGAAAACCGATACCATAGGCATTTAACTATGGCTCAGATGACCAGGCGATGGGCCACCGAAAGGGGATTTGAGCTTTTCCCTCAAAAGGGGTACGAATCTGTTTCCTTAAGCTGTATTAAAAACAACCTCGGAATAGATATACCCAGCTGGATTCAGCTTCTTAAAAACCGCTTTGCTGTAACGATTGATGGGGGATATGGAAAAATCAAAGGCCAGACTTTTAGGATTTCTCACATGGGAGATGAAACCCCTGAAACTATCGGGAAACTGTTGGAAAACCTGGATGAATGCTTACAAGAAGTAAAGAAGCATTAG
- a CDS encoding response regulator transcription factor produces the protein MRILIVEDELKIARFISRALEEEGFVVDSCNRGDEALLQLLTTPYDAAVLDIMLPGPDGLSILRSLRDRGIHIPILLLSARGETRDKIEGLNSGADDYLPKPFSMDELIARLRALIRRTAGIGLSVYKVGNLTLNLVTREVYRGQKKIDLTVREFSILELLMRTPGRVFTRTQICEHVWNYHFDPGTNLVDVYIQKLRKKIDECEEQKLIQTVRGVGYKIEAP, from the coding sequence ATGCGAATTTTAATTGTCGAAGACGAATTAAAGATCGCTCGGTTCATATCGCGGGCCCTGGAAGAAGAAGGTTTTGTTGTCGACAGTTGCAATCGTGGAGATGAAGCTTTGTTGCAACTATTAACTACTCCTTATGATGCCGCTGTCTTAGACATTATGCTTCCTGGTCCTGATGGACTTAGTATTCTGCGGTCTTTGAGAGACAGGGGGATTCATATTCCTATTCTTTTGTTAAGTGCAAGAGGAGAAACCCGAGACAAAATTGAAGGGCTAAATAGCGGTGCGGATGACTACCTTCCAAAACCCTTTTCAATGGATGAGCTGATAGCTAGACTCAGGGCGCTTATCCGAAGAACTGCAGGCATAGGCCTTTCTGTTTATAAGGTAGGCAACTTGACACTGAACCTTGTCACAAGAGAGGTTTATCGCGGTCAAAAAAAAATAGATCTCACAGTCAGGGAATTTTCAATCCTTGAGTTACTGATGAGGACACCAGGAAGGGTTTTCACCCGGACCCAAATCTGTGAACATGTCTGGAACTATCACTTCGATCCAGGAACCAATCTTGTCGATGTGTATATCCAAAAGCTCCGTAAAAAGATCGATGAATGTGAAGAACAAAAATTGATACAAACTGTTAGAGGGGTAGGTTACAAGATTGAAGCTCCTTGA